Part of the Sarcophilus harrisii chromosome X, mSarHar1.11, whole genome shotgun sequence genome is shown below.
ACTTAATTCATGAGAACCAATAAGAACAAGTATGAACCAAAGTTTCATCTGCATGGAAAAACAGCATGGAAATGGAACCCAGACATTCCCTTTATCACTGATCACCACTACAAGAGGTGCAAGATTTGATGAGGATACACAGCCTGCTCTGAAGGGGGTTTAAGCAAACATATGAAAGATCTTAATGTGTGCTGGTTTGCTGAAGAGAGTGGATCAGGCTAAACTGAAACATACACCTAGGTTTGCAGAAGTCTGTTATTTGACCTATGGACTtactctaatttattttccttctttgcatCCTTTTAGGAATCTTTTCCACTTCCGAGGGTTCACCAAGCGAGATCATATGAAAGATCTCCGCAGGTATTTGGTGTTCAAATACATCCAGTATCTCATCTTGCCATCTCCCAACACCATCATCAGCTTGTTGGGCCTGTGTGCTAGTTTGTATGTCCTTCTGCTCCTGATGTCTCCCAACATTTCCAGGAAATCCACGGTGGTATTTATTCATAATGTGGCCCAGGCAGACATCTTGGTGGGGTTTAGTATGTTTGCCATGATCCAGGACACCTCCCGTGGTGAAAGATCATCATGTTCTTTTCAGATGAGCCTATGGCAAAACTTCCAGACCGCAAATGCCCATATCAGCTCCCTTTTGCTCAGCTGTGTGAGTCTGGAAGCCTTTCTGATCACATTCCTGCCAGCTGAGACCCGCCACATAAGAACCATCAGATATGCTAAGGTGGCTTCTAAGTTCATCTGGATTTCTGTCATCGCCGAGTGTATTGTTTATCAGCTGGAGTGCTTAAAGGATGTCGATGTCACTTCTTTGGGTGTACCCAAGCACACTTTAATGCTGCTTAACTTCTGCAACACAGCTGCCATGCTCTTGAAGTTATTAATTTATCCCATTGGTTTACTCTTACGAATCATCAATGTGTATCTCTTTTACAAGATATTCTTCAGCAGGTTACCTTGAAGTGATTCAAAGAGACCTTGGAATGCTCAGTGACTAGGCAGAGGAAGAGATTTGTGCATATGATCTGTAAATTGAGACTTAGAAGAATGTTGAGGGATGTCTGGCCTTAGTAATTGGTTCTTATTGGGTGTTTATTATGTATTGCTTTATATCAAAGAGCATGTGAAAAGTGTAGAGACTGTTCTGGAAGAGTTCACAGGCACTAGGGACTATGAGGGGATAAAGATAATGAGTAATGAGGGCCTGTCCCCAAAGAGCTAACAGTGTGCTTAGGGAGACAAGACGAACATAAAGCAGAATAAACAAAGGGGGGACAGTAGAATCACAAGCTACTCATTATTCACATGATTTTAGCTAAGTCACTTCTTCTGTGTAGGACTCTGAGGGAATGGAtcctttcagttctgacattctgtgacaTCTTGAATAAATGATATAAACATAAAGTGCTACAGACTCTCAAAGGAAGGCTGAAAGAGAATTTGATTTCTCAGGTGGGCAGGGAAGGCCTGGGTGAGGAAATGAGGGGATGTGAGCCAGGGTTGAAGGCCAAGCTGGTTACTCTTGGCTCTCTTGACCAAGTGGAAGTTGGTACAAGCCTACACTTACAGTTGCCTAGTGCTCTTTGAGAAATTCTTGATACAAATTGGACTCAGGGAAGTAGTTCTCCTTTAATTTCCTCTATCTAACATTTCTGGTGGTTGAATCTTAAGGTGCTTCAAGCGGGCATGCTAGGTTGGATCtatatgaaacaaatatattatttgttctaccttctttttgtcttcttgctTTATCTATGTGGTTAGTAAGTAGTAGTTTAAATTTTTCTAGAGTTTgaaggtttgtaaagtactttacatatgatATCTCAATTGATCTTCAAAACAGCCCTGACATATAAGAATTGAAGGGTGATTGCCAccattttatgattaaaaaaaaaaaactgaggctaggagcagttagatggtacagtagatagagcaatggcactggagacaggaagacatgagttcaaatttgacctcagacatttaatacttattagctgcgtgaccttgggtaagtcactcaacCCTAATAGCCtctcaaacaacaacaaaatgaactgaaaactaggcttaagtgatttgctcgtGTCaaggtcaggatttgaactcggatcttcctgagtccaaatctaacAGTTTTACCACACCGTTTTGCCTCCTTTAATGAATGAAGTTATTGAATAAGAGCACAGTTGTCCATCATTGAGGTCTACGGACCTGTCAGTGATCGGCTCATACTAGATTCTCAAACAGGAACTTTCCCTTCATTGACATCTTTGAGTCTCCAACTTGAAGTTAAACACAAAAACATctggggagaaagaaatggaagcatgAGGAGAAAGGAGGGCCTGGACATCTGGCAAAATAAGAGTCACACATGAGCTAGTCAGTCTAGAAGGTTCCTAAGATCCCtcctctaaacctatgatcccaCGGAACTGACCCATAGAGGATCTGTTGGACTGATAAGCAAAGTAGATCAAAGTAACTCCTAAGAGTGATACTTTCTAACTGCCTGAGATTGCTTCTCTGCTCTTCTCTCTGACATGACTCTTTTTAGAGTGTAACATACTgcatcctcctccttcctttttcttcctctcctaatCTCTatagagaatgagaatgaaggaTCACAGCCAGAGGTAGCCAGCAGACCCAAACTCTCTCCTTTGCTATCTCCCCTCTTTACTGTTCAAAGAGTGAAACTAGAAATCCCTTGTTAATCCTCTCCCTACACCCACACCCCCATGAAGAGACCAATTCAAATGAAATGGATCCTTGAAGTGGATTTTGAGCCAGATGACTCTGGTTCTGATAATGGCAGCCCCGCTCACACTCCTCAACTCTTCCCTCACCTTCTTGAAATAGGTCATGGCCTTAAAGGGAGGAATGCTTGGGGTCGATTTTAAGAGTGTCAAGTTCTCTAGTCTTGGCTCTGCcgcttattaactgtgtgactttggcaaaATCCATTCTCCtgtatgggcctcagtttcctcctttttaaagtAAAAGGGTTGGTCTCAGTGAGTTCTttagtccctttcagctctaacttTCTATGACTCTTTATAGATGAAAAGATTGGTGAGTGGGAGTAGGTGGCAAGTTTTATTGCTGCTCTTCAGCCTCAGAACAATTCTCTTTGCACCCATTATTGGCATAATGATTATCAACGTAGCTGCTGCTGCCAAGAGGATCTGGgagaaaagccaagaaaaagggaaatgccAGACGGTTCTTCCTGTTCAATAGAGGAGGATGACTtattagagaaccctagaaaaggTTGCTAGAGAAGCAAAGATTCATTCTTTCCAGACCTGAATCGTGGATTGTTTGTCAACTGAGGAGGATAGTATTTATAATAGCTCCCTTTTCTGTAGTACTTGGAAGTACTTCACAACCTCGTGAAGTAACTAGTGTAAGTATTTTTACAAGTGAGAATTGGACTCAATTGGTCTTCCAATTGGGTTAAACTAGTTGGCCAAGGAGGTCCCTTTCAGGGATTCCATGAAGCTAAGTTCCCGAGTGCTCAAGTGATTTGCTCCTGGACACATGGATAGGAAGCAAACAAGTTGAGATTCCAACCCAGGCCTTCTGGGTCTGAGATCAAGTCCAGTGCCTTTTCCACTTCATTGCACTTCCCCTTTACTGGATGTCAACTCACTATAAGACCGCAAAATGGTGAGCATTGTACAGGACACACATccactctctctctccatctgggAGCTTAgtcaaaatattttctctgtctctttgtctctcctagACTGTTTTGGTCTGGTGTTTTTCTGTTCTAAGACTTCAGTTTTCCATCTGCATTTTTGGCTTTCTGAG
Proteins encoded:
- the LOC100913820 gene encoding lysophosphatidic acid receptor 6 → MASGLMNLFHFRGFTKRDHMKDLRRYLVFKYIQYLILPSPNTIISLLGLCASLYVLLLLMSPNISRKSTVVFIHNVAQADILVGFSMFAMIQDTSRGERSSCSFQMSLWQNFQTANAHISSLLLSCVSLEAFLITFLPAETRHIRTIRYAKVASKFIWISVIAECIVYQLECLKDVDVTSLGVPKHTLMLLNFCNTAAMLLKLLIYPIGLLLRIINVYLFYKIFFSRLP